One part of the Alistipes onderdonkii genome encodes these proteins:
- the crcB gene encoding fluoride efflux transporter CrcB produces MIRELLAVGCGGAAGSIVRYLLCGGIMAGQTLLGFPAGTFTVNAAGSLLIGILLEATSSETLGWLLIVGFCGGFTTFSTFSADAVRLLREECYTAAATYVGLSVAVCIVFAAAGMWIGTTFRN; encoded by the coding sequence ATGATTCGTGAACTTCTGGCCGTAGGATGCGGCGGCGCTGCCGGCAGCATCGTCCGCTACCTGCTTTGCGGCGGAATCATGGCGGGACAGACGCTGCTGGGATTCCCGGCGGGTACGTTCACGGTCAATGCCGCGGGTTCGCTGCTGATCGGCATCCTGCTCGAAGCGACCAGCTCCGAGACGCTCGGATGGCTGCTCATCGTGGGTTTCTGCGGCGGGTTTACCACTTTTTCGACCTTTTCGGCCGACGCGGTGCGCCTGCTGCGCGAGGAGTGTTACACGGCGGCGGCGACCTATGTGGGGCTGAGCGTGGCGGTATGCATTGTTTTTGCAGCCGCCGGCATGTGGATAGGAACGACATTTAGAAATTAA
- a CDS encoding response regulator transcription factor: MSHRILLVDDEIDILEFVRYTLQKEGYEVFTAQNGAEALKAAAECRPHLILLDMMMPVMDGAQTCRAIRQDPQLRDTMVVFLSALGEEDQQLTGFGVGADDYLTKPIKMKLLVSRVQAILKRIDAETAPAEPAAAGIAVDREHYTVTRDGHEIALPRKEFALLDLLYSSPGKLFSREEIYTKIWGTEVVVGDRTIDVHIRKLRQKIGDERIVTIKGVGYKFEP; this comes from the coding sequence ATGAGCCACCGCATCCTGCTTGTCGACGATGAAATCGACATCCTCGAATTCGTGAGGTACACCCTCCAGAAGGAGGGCTACGAAGTATTCACGGCGCAGAACGGCGCCGAGGCGCTGAAGGCCGCCGCCGAGTGCCGTCCGCACCTGATCCTGCTGGACATGATGATGCCCGTCATGGACGGTGCGCAGACCTGCCGTGCCATCCGCCAGGATCCGCAGCTGCGCGACACGATGGTGGTATTTCTCTCGGCGCTGGGCGAGGAGGATCAGCAGCTTACGGGCTTCGGCGTCGGGGCGGACGACTACCTCACCAAGCCGATCAAGATGAAGCTGCTGGTCAGCCGCGTGCAGGCCATCCTCAAGCGGATCGACGCCGAAACCGCGCCGGCGGAACCTGCCGCGGCAGGCATCGCCGTCGACCGCGAGCATTACACCGTGACGCGCGACGGCCACGAGATAGCCCTTCCGCGCAAGGAATTCGCGCTGCTCGACCTGCTCTATTCGTCGCCCGGGAAGCTCTTCTCGCGCGAAGAGATATATACGAAGATCTGGGGCACCGAGGTGGTCGTGGGCGACCGCACCATCGACGTGCACATCCGCAAACTGCGCCAGAAGATCGGCGACGAACGCATCGTCACCATCAAGGGCGTGGGCTACAAATTCGAACCCTGA
- a CDS encoding phosphate acyltransferase yields the protein MIQHLTEIVDEARKRGKKRLAVAYGQDSHTLEAVYEAYKEGIVEPTLFGEKKVIEQVCAENDIDIKAFNIVDEASDVKCVQQAVAAVVAGNADVLMKGLVSTDKYMRGILNKEAGLFPPKGVLSHVSIVEMPCYHKLLVISDVAVIPLPDFKQKIKQIGYLAKVANLLGIETPKIACIAPSEQLLPSVISSTEGALLAKMGDRGQLGNVIIDGPLSLDVALYKDVAEHKKVKGSSVAGDPDCLLFPNLESANVFFKSVTHLCGGELAAMVAGTKVPCVLTSRGDTSKTKLYSIALACLAVKQ from the coding sequence ATGATCCAACATCTTACAGAAATCGTCGACGAGGCGAGAAAAAGGGGTAAAAAACGGCTGGCCGTAGCCTACGGCCAGGATTCGCATACGCTGGAAGCCGTCTACGAAGCCTACAAGGAAGGTATCGTGGAGCCCACGCTGTTCGGTGAGAAGAAAGTCATCGAGCAGGTATGCGCCGAAAACGACATCGACATCAAGGCATTCAACATCGTCGACGAGGCCAGCGACGTCAAATGCGTGCAGCAGGCCGTGGCCGCCGTCGTGGCGGGCAACGCCGACGTGCTGATGAAGGGACTTGTCTCGACCGACAAGTACATGCGCGGCATCCTCAACAAGGAAGCCGGGTTGTTCCCCCCGAAGGGCGTGCTGAGCCACGTGTCGATCGTCGAGATGCCCTGCTACCACAAACTGCTGGTCATCTCCGACGTCGCGGTCATCCCGCTGCCCGACTTCAAACAGAAGATCAAGCAGATCGGCTACCTTGCAAAAGTCGCCAACCTGCTGGGCATCGAAACCCCCAAGATCGCCTGCATCGCCCCCTCCGAGCAGCTGCTCCCCAGCGTCATTTCGTCGACCGAAGGCGCCCTGCTCGCCAAAATGGGCGACCGTGGACAGCTGGGCAACGTCATCATCGACGGCCCCCTGTCGCTCGACGTAGCACTCTACAAGGATGTCGCCGAGCACAAGAAAGTCAAAGGTTCGTCTGTAGCGGGCGACCCCGACTGCCTGCTTTTCCCCAACCTGGAGTCGGCCAACGTCTTCTTCAAGTCGGTGACGCACCTCTGCGGAGGCGAACTGGCCGCCATGGTCGCAGGCACGAAGGTGCCCTGCGTACTGACCTCGCGCGGCGACACGAGCAAGACCAAACTCTACTCGATCGCACTGGCTTGCCTGGCCGTAAAACAATAG
- a CDS encoding glutamate-5-semialdehyde dehydrogenase, which translates to MDYESLFKAARKAGTALADVEPERLGRILQHAARLLRGHTPALLEANARDIEAMPASSPMLDRLRLTPERIDAIASDMEAVSHLRSPQGEELARWTRPNGMTIVKRRVPFGVVGMVCEARPNVTADIFALCVKTGNACVLKGGSDARHSNEAIAALLHEALAAEGIDENTFTLLPAGHEAVGALLSAVGYVDVVIPRGGAGLIRFVRENARIPVIETGAGIVHTYFDIDGDLEKGRAVVCNAKTRRVSVCNALDCLVIHRGRLTDLPELCAPLAGAHVTVYADEEAFAALDGHYPAGLLEHAAEEHFGTEFLDYKLAVRTVASLDGALAHIARYSSRHSEAIVTENKQAATQFTRSVDAACVYVNVSTAFTDGGQFGFGAEVGISTQKLHARGPMGLPELTTYKYIVSGDGQIRQP; encoded by the coding sequence ATGGACTACGAATCCCTGTTCAAGGCCGCCCGGAAGGCCGGGACGGCGCTGGCCGACGTCGAACCCGAACGCCTCGGCCGCATCCTGCAACACGCCGCAAGGCTCCTGCGCGGGCATACGCCCGCATTGCTCGAAGCCAACGCCCGCGACATCGAGGCCATGCCCGCCTCGTCGCCCATGCTCGACCGCCTGCGGCTGACCCCCGAACGCATCGACGCCATCGCCTCCGACATGGAGGCCGTTTCGCACCTGCGTTCGCCGCAGGGCGAGGAACTGGCGCGCTGGACGCGCCCCAACGGCATGACCATCGTCAAGCGCCGCGTACCGTTCGGCGTGGTCGGCATGGTCTGCGAAGCCCGCCCCAATGTCACGGCCGACATCTTCGCGCTCTGCGTCAAGACGGGCAACGCCTGCGTCCTGAAAGGGGGCAGCGACGCCCGCCATTCCAACGAGGCGATCGCGGCGCTGCTGCACGAAGCACTCGCAGCCGAGGGCATCGACGAAAACACCTTCACGCTGCTCCCCGCGGGGCACGAAGCCGTGGGGGCGCTGCTGAGCGCCGTGGGCTATGTCGACGTAGTCATCCCGCGCGGCGGGGCGGGGCTGATCCGCTTCGTCCGCGAGAACGCCCGCATCCCGGTCATCGAAACGGGCGCCGGCATCGTCCACACCTATTTCGACATCGACGGCGACCTCGAAAAGGGACGTGCCGTGGTCTGCAACGCCAAGACGCGCCGCGTGAGCGTCTGCAACGCCCTCGACTGCCTGGTCATCCACCGCGGCCGCCTCACCGACCTTCCGGAGCTGTGCGCACCGCTGGCCGGGGCGCATGTGACGGTCTACGCCGACGAAGAGGCTTTCGCCGCCCTCGACGGGCACTACCCCGCCGGGTTGCTGGAACATGCCGCCGAAGAGCATTTCGGCACCGAGTTCCTCGACTACAAACTGGCCGTGAGAACCGTCGCGTCGCTCGACGGGGCGCTGGCGCATATCGCCCGCTACTCGTCGCGCCACAGCGAAGCCATTGTCACCGAAAACAAGCAGGCCGCCACGCAGTTCACGCGCAGCGTCGACGCCGCATGCGTCTACGTCAACGTCTCGACCGCCTTCACCGACGGCGGGCAGTTCGGCTTCGGCGCCGAAGTGGGTATCTCGACGCAGAAACTCCACGCCCGCGGCCCGATGGGACTGCCCGAACTCACGACCTACAAGTATATCGTCTCGGGCGACGGACAAATCCGCCAACCTTAA
- the proB gene encoding glutamate 5-kinase — translation MDTQNKYRRIVIKVGSNVLTRDDGRPDTTRISALVDQVARLHRAGTEVILVSSGAVASGRSILGQRAGKLDSVSARQLFSAVGQVKLLNRYYDLFNEYGIVCGQVLTTKESLSTRRQYLNQRNCMETMLANGVLPIVNENDTISVTELMFTDNDELSGLVAAMMNAEALIILSNIDGIYDGSPADPASQVIRRVKPSEDLSQYIDPVRSSRGRGGMATKSRVSSRAAAEGIEVIIANGRRDGILTDLVLAAKDVPCTRFEPAPRAASGVKKWIASSEGFAKGVLRIDQGAAEAVRASKAASILAVGVTAVEGDFERDDLVRILSPDGAQLAVGRISCDSGTARRNIGRKGLKPLVHCDYLYME, via the coding sequence ATGGACACACAGAACAAATACCGGCGCATCGTCATCAAGGTGGGCAGCAACGTGCTGACCCGCGACGACGGCCGTCCCGACACCACCCGCATCTCGGCCCTGGTCGACCAGGTGGCCCGGCTCCACCGCGCGGGCACCGAGGTCATCCTGGTTTCGTCGGGAGCCGTGGCCTCGGGGCGCAGCATCCTCGGGCAACGCGCCGGGAAGCTCGATTCGGTCTCCGCACGGCAGCTCTTCTCCGCCGTGGGGCAGGTCAAGCTACTCAACCGCTACTACGACCTCTTCAACGAATACGGCATCGTCTGCGGGCAGGTGCTCACCACCAAGGAGAGCCTCTCCACACGGCGGCAGTACCTCAACCAGCGCAACTGCATGGAGACGATGCTCGCCAACGGCGTGCTGCCGATCGTCAACGAGAACGACACCATCTCGGTCACCGAACTGATGTTCACCGACAACGACGAGCTCTCGGGGCTCGTCGCGGCCATGATGAACGCCGAAGCGCTCATTATCCTGAGCAACATCGACGGCATCTACGACGGCTCGCCCGCCGACCCCGCATCGCAGGTCATCCGCCGTGTGAAACCCTCGGAAGACCTCTCGCAGTACATCGACCCCGTACGCTCGTCGCGCGGCCGCGGCGGCATGGCCACCAAGAGCCGCGTCTCGTCGCGCGCCGCGGCTGAAGGCATCGAGGTCATCATCGCCAACGGCCGCCGCGACGGCATCCTCACCGACCTCGTACTGGCCGCAAAGGATGTGCCCTGCACCCGGTTCGAACCGGCTCCGAGGGCAGCCTCGGGCGTCAAGAAATGGATCGCCAGCAGCGAAGGCTTCGCCAAGGGCGTGCTGCGCATCGACCAGGGCGCCGCCGAAGCCGTCCGCGCCAGCAAGGCCGCCAGCATCCTCGCCGTGGGCGTCACAGCCGTCGAGGGCGACTTCGAGCGCGACGACCTGGTGCGCATCCTCTCGCCCGACGGGGCACAACTGGCCGTGGGACGCATCTCGTGCGACAGCGGCACCGCCCGCCGCAACATCGGACGCAAAGGACTCAAGCCCCTCGTCCACTGCGATTACCTCTACATGGAATAA
- a CDS encoding acetate/propionate family kinase, protein MVILVLNCGSSSIKYQVIDMEAASSKLLAKGIVERIGLPEGDLTHKPVGKEPFELHRPIPDHTTGIKLVLDALTDPAHGVIGSLDEVKAVGHRVAHGGEFFPESCIVTEEVKSKIRSLFEIAPLHNPANLEGVLSIEKVLPGVPQVTVFDTSFHQTIPAVNYMYALPHAYYDKYRVRKYGFHGTSHKYVAQTGARLAGLDFENSKIITCHIGNGASVTAVLNGKSHDTSMGFSPVDGLVMGTRCGNVDPSAITFIGEKEGMSYAEVNEMMNKKSGVLGLTDLSSDMRDIDRAYDEGNPRAILARDMHYGRIRKFVGEYAAEMGGVDLIVFTGGVGENSCEMRETVCTGLEFMGVEFDRAANKGARGVDKILSKPSSRVKVAVIATDEELVIATDTYNLVK, encoded by the coding sequence ATGGTAATTTTGGTATTGAACTGCGGCAGCTCGTCGATCAAGTATCAGGTGATCGACATGGAAGCCGCATCGAGCAAACTGCTCGCGAAAGGAATCGTGGAACGCATCGGCCTGCCGGAAGGCGACCTCACCCATAAGCCCGTCGGCAAAGAACCGTTCGAGCTGCACCGCCCCATCCCCGACCACACCACCGGCATCAAACTGGTGCTCGACGCGCTGACCGACCCCGCACACGGCGTCATCGGCTCGCTCGACGAGGTGAAGGCCGTCGGCCACCGCGTGGCGCACGGCGGAGAGTTCTTCCCCGAGAGCTGTATCGTGACCGAGGAGGTGAAATCCAAGATCCGTTCACTGTTCGAAATCGCACCGCTGCACAACCCGGCCAACCTCGAAGGCGTGCTGTCGATCGAGAAAGTCCTGCCGGGCGTCCCGCAGGTCACCGTCTTCGACACCTCGTTCCACCAGACTATCCCGGCCGTAAACTACATGTACGCCCTGCCCCACGCCTATTACGACAAGTACCGCGTACGCAAGTACGGCTTCCACGGCACCAGCCACAAATACGTGGCACAGACCGGTGCCCGGCTCGCGGGCCTCGACTTCGAGAATTCGAAGATCATCACCTGCCACATCGGCAACGGCGCATCGGTCACGGCCGTGCTCAACGGCAAGTCCCATGACACGTCGATGGGCTTCTCGCCCGTGGACGGGCTGGTGATGGGTACCCGCTGCGGCAACGTCGACCCCAGCGCCATCACCTTCATCGGCGAAAAGGAGGGCATGTCCTACGCCGAGGTGAACGAGATGATGAACAAGAAATCGGGCGTTTTGGGGCTCACCGACCTTTCGAGCGACATGCGTGACATCGACCGCGCCTACGACGAAGGGAACCCCCGCGCCATCCTCGCCCGCGACATGCACTACGGGCGCATCCGCAAATTCGTCGGGGAGTATGCCGCCGAAATGGGCGGCGTCGACCTGATCGTCTTCACGGGCGGCGTGGGCGAGAATTCGTGCGAGATGCGCGAGACGGTCTGCACGGGGCTCGAATTCATGGGCGTCGAGTTCGACCGCGCAGCCAACAAGGGCGCCCGCGGCGTGGACAAAATCCTTTCGAAACCCTCCTCGCGGGTCAAGGTCGCCGTCATCGCCACCGACGAGGAACTGGTCATCGCCACCGACACGTACAATCTGGTAAAATAA